The Limanda limanda chromosome 14, fLimLim1.1, whole genome shotgun sequence genomic interval ATACAAATATACATAATAACAATTCACAACAGACTTGGAAATCTGATGGATGAATGCAAAAAGctagaaaataacaataatgctGAGCTATATTCTATCAAAAACTAGCTCTCAGTGAAGCagatttcacacattcataacaATCAGTCCCTAACACATTTctgatattttttcatcaagatcgaTGAAAAAATTCCTGTATTcaccccctgatccagatctgcaccaacatgtaATGAGTGATGGGTCAAGGCCCACCCCTCTACCAAAGTTCATGGAAACTTGCTCAGACATTTTGGCGTAGTCttgccaacacacaaacaaacacagacaaaagcaTAACCTCCTTGAAGGAGTAGAAGTAAAGTACGTTTCTTTCCGGAAACCTATACTTTGCACAAATTAAAAGGTTCCAATGACTAAATTACATTACCTAATATATTAATCATATTAGCCACTTTTATTAAATACAAATCATGACTGGAAAACCATGGCATGGTTCCTCTAATGCACGACAGTCAAAGGAGTGGGACATTTTCTAAATCACAGTTTGCATGAACCCTCTACACTCTGACAGTTTATAAGGCATAGCTATAGCTAAAACTAGTGCACTCTTATATAACACTACTGCTGCTACTCTGTTGCTGAAGCTGTTTTTGAGATACACTCATGAAAAGGACCCGTCATTTCACTATCGCTCTACATGTCTGGAGACGTCGCTGACTCTGATGGAGGCTCGGAGGTTGTGTTCTTCCGGTGGTTGCTGGAGGTTACTGTGCTTGTTCTGGAGTGTAGAATGATAATGGGAGGAAAAGGCTGTCACCTGTAAGTGAAGTGCAGAATAGCTTGGATGGCGACTCCACCGCCTGTACTGACGTCTCCCTCAAATCCAGGAAACAGAGGAATCACCACGAACACTCTGTACTTCTTCTGTTCTCTGTCGTAACACACAATGTCAGCACATGCATCGTATAAGAGTGTATTAATTTACACATTAATACAAAATGTTTGTTTCGCTCACATTTGTACTCTATTCTATTTATTCGTTTCACTtattcagtcagttgaaatattTGACAGATTTACTGTGCCTGGTTTAACATGTGTTAATCCACCTTGCGCACAGATTTCACGAAAAGCTGCTTTGTATCATTAAAACATTCAAGAATGTGtttataaaaagaaatgtaatccaTTGCCAGAACGCTCCACACGGACCTGTGGGCACGCAGGATCCGCTTCACGATTGCATCCCCGATCCCGTTATGGATGGTCTTCCCGTCGGCACAGCTGATGAAGAACTGGttctgaggacagagaggaggcagatgGTGGCTTGGTATGAGGCGAGCGCTAAAACAGGTAGGGAGCTGGCGAGGAAGGGAGCGAGCAATAACGCCCTTCAGACTTATGCAACCTCATGATCAGACATGGATTGGCCACAGAACGTGTCGAAGAATCACAGGTAGCAAAATGTATACTTCAAATGTAGATGTGTCTATTAACACAATGagatttaaaataacttattaaaaataaatattatatcaATTCCTGCATTACCTCGATGTAGATGAAGTGCTCACTGTTCTCGATGGTGTGAATGTAGGCGTTCAAAATGGAGCACTCGCAGGTTCCAGCTGACCATCGGTCGACAGAGCGCAACacctgagaaaaaaaagtggaaaatacaaacactgtcactctctatgtgtACAACAAAGTCTTCATAAGAAAGTTCCTAAATAGGCACTGTTATCATcgagatccattaattattccctggacaaaatggtgaaaaaagaaaagcgaAAAAGTGAATCCTGCATCAGCCACCTGATCTGACTCCACACTAAACATTTTTACAACTAATacttcatccttccaccaagtttcatggaaatctgtgctgttgttgttatgatatcttgcttaaaaacaaacaaagtgaaaacataacaacCAAACTGAGACTTTGTGAATTCAAGTCTGAAGTCGTTTGTGATGCAAggagttttctttttcacatcCATCTCACTAACAAAAACCCACTCAAACAAAAAGGGAGAAACCCTATTGCAGCCTAATAAACTGCCCCTGAAACCTGAGTAAGAGCTCAACAAAACATGATCTGAAAACTACGGCACAGAAGAGAGCTGGGGTTACGGTTATAGGCCACAACCCTCAATACAATAACAGAATACACTCAGCAAAAACTATTGTTTACTGTCATTAACTGTCTGAACATTGagtaccatgaaacttggtggaaaaaTGTGGTGTGGTATTCTTCACTTTTTAAACATCGTGAAACACAATCTTTTTTACACTTCCCAGAAAAcaattcattgatcttgatgaaaaaaatcagacGTGTTTAGAgaactgatgtgtgtgtgtgtatgtataatttggtgcaaataaaaaactggaTTCTagtgaatgtggtttcataagcgGAACATTAGCCCTTGGCAGACGTGTGCTCTCCCCGAGTAATTATGGCTGTGCTTTTATCTTGCAGTGTCTGTGATGATGTCCAAGGTAAATTTCCCCCTGGGATAATAAAGTCTACAGCTTATATTACCTTAGCTATAATCATTCTGTCCTCTAGCGGACGGAAACTGATTCATGGCACTTTGTAAAGTTGCTACACGTAGCATCTGCTCTGTTCTTTAGGCATTTGAGTTGCTGATGGTGTTTCCCAATCATCCGTACCACAACTCCCATTAGGCCTTCACTTGCTCTCCCAGTCCTTTCAAGTACATATGGGTTTTCTGTGGCTTTACAGAAGAAGTGATTCTAGTTCACAGGCTTTacctttgtcccccccccccccctctgccacTGCAACAAAAACCTCTGAATGCTTTAAGCTGCATTTACAACACCAGAACAGTGTCTCTTTGTTGTACTGCAAATAAATCCCTGTGATTTTCTGCTGGATCTGACTCGGTGTCGCACCATGTAAAGTGCAGAGCAGAAGCCAGCAGGGACCTTCAATCTCTCTGGCAATCTCTAGCAATCTCTCTTGTTTGTTTATAGTAATTACTCTAAATTAATGGAAAATCTGGATTTTGTGACACAAAAGTATCTTTCCCATTTATAAACAATCCATACTATAGATAGTCTGCTTGTTTTCTATGTTATCATGGATCAAGGGTTAATTTTCTGCGCAAGACACTGCAGTGTTTCTACAACCCGCCACTGTTCTCCCTTGGGAATGACACTTATGACGAATAGAAAACAAGTCTGATTTatcttgtttgtcttgtttgaaCAGGAGACTGAAGGCCAGAGAGTACCCAGATAACTAACCTGACAGTGTGAGAAGTCTAAAGTAGAGGTGGTGCTTTTGTACTGTATCACACCAACCcttatttgtctctttttgaACATTTGTTAATGTATTTAACAATAAGGCAACATGatcaaataataattacacCCTCTCTTATGCAGCGGGCGACCCATAAGCTACATTCAAATGATCATATATGAACTGATTGTAAGCATTTTCGTCTTTGAAGAAATCCCACACAACATCTGGGTTTCATCTGTGTGGGGGGAAAAATACCTGCACTTTGGCTTTCTTGGAGCCGGGCACAGTGAATGAGAATGAGTCAGCAGTGCTCTGAGACTTGGGAAGTAGGTAGGGGTAGAAGTTGTCCTTGTACTTGTTTTTGAAGATCTAGAGGAGACAAAACTTCCTGTTAGCAGTGTTATCATAAGTCGCTATGCACAACAGAGTTCTACAATTTCCAACCGGGCCTGAATGATACAATTCTCAGATTGTATTTAGCTCAGTTTGATTAATTCGAGCaacatttaacttttatttttactttgcttACATCTCTGAATAACTGCTTGCAAATAGTGGTGAACAAGACATTTTAACGATATCTAAGATTCAATAGTAAAAGCTGAAATTATGAGGATGTTTACAACATTATGTGAAGATATGGATTTAAACTACGACAATTAAAAAACAGGTATCTTTAAAAAGGCAGATGTTTCTTTGCAGATTAACCTTGGTGAAGTTCCAGCGCTGGATGAAGTGGCGAGTAACATCCCTGGCAGCTTTGCCATGAATAGCAGCAGACAGATCTCGCCAGGGCATGCGAGGAATTTGAGTACGGTCGACGTTATCTgagaaagtaaagaaaagaaaacctttCAGCTCACGCTTTCAAAGGCTCTCGGcctgtttgcatgtgtgggtgtgacGCTGCAGGAGATTAGGTGACGTACCTTCAAACGGTTTGTCCAACTGAACCCAGTCTTTCTTGATGAAGTTGCTGTAGTCTTTGCCGAGCCACAGTTTAGTGTTGCCGGTCAGGCTGTCAGGAACCTGCACTGCTTGTTTATCTGGTGCAGAGGGTTTTGGACTGTCAACCTCACCATTCTCCTGGTTAAAAGAGACATTTGTTAGCATCTATTTCAACTATTGTCAATATATTAATGCTTCATCGGAGGCAATCAACAAGCTTAATAAGAGTTTCAACACATTCTTACGCCTGTATTTCCATTTGGCTCCTCCTGGTTTACACTGATGGACTCCTCTGTCAAACCCAGGTCAGTCAGCCGGTACTGGCTGTCATCCCACCTCCCAAAGGCCAAGTCGAGCCCACCGATGAAGGCTACCGTTTGGTCAATGGAGACCATCTTTTCGTGATGAGCCCACAGGAACACCACAGATGACACATGATCGGGATGTCTCATCACCTGGTGGATTTAAAAGGGGCAAAATCGAGGTTAAAAACACGAGATGAGGCTTATGGTAATTGTGTTACCGTTCTCTTTGTGTCAAATTATGCAGGGAGATGACAGACCTTGATGTTTGGGTGCATATTCATGAGAGTCCTCTTGCTGTGCTCACTATTGATGCCGAGTGCCATCTCCACCTCTTTGTACAGCAGAACACACACTTTGACCCCTTGTTCCTGCAGGAAAAGGTTCAAAGAGACTTGACGCCAAGAAACAATCAGGTAATGTGAAACTCAAATACTTGAAAAGagcagaaaaagacagagagaatcCCTACTGCTTTGCGTTTGAGAATCTCATCCAGGCGCCAGTAGTTTTCAGTCGCTGGTCTCTTCAGGAACACTTCTGGGCTGAGCCTGAGAGAAAATACATTGAAGGCTTTCTATACATTTCTACATTGTGCACATACAAACTACACTTAATCTGTAGGTGAAATGTTtgaagtttttgttttgtaaaccaAACTCTTTTCACTGATTCCAGATGTTGATGACACTCACCACCAATCTGTGATGAAGATTTCCTCCTTGGCTTGTTCGAGAGCATCAGCCAGGTTGTCAAAGAAGCTGCTTCCATTCACGTACCTTCAAACGACATGGATAAACTGCCAAGTTTagcaaacaaggaaaaaaatcaaaaggcATACATATGTAAATCTACTGTCGATTACATGTCTGACCATTTAGTGAGTGTGTTCTCGCGCGGTGGCGCAAAACCATCGAAGCGTTGCACTTTGAGATAGTCACTGGATTCTGCCAGCCGGTTGATTTCGTGACTCCACCAATGAGCTTGTCGATAACTGCTGCATTTGATCACTAGACtcctgaacaaacaaacaggcaatTTGTGAAAAATAACCACAACACAATCCCAGACACATGAAGGTCAAATCATCGCACTTGTGGGCCGTCGCGACCTATGGAACCAAATGTCCATGTGTGTTATGTTTTAACTAAAGAGTTAACTATTTAACTATTTGGGGGAACACTGTGACTTTGAATGGCCGTACGTCCCTTTATATAGGTGACAGTAAAGGCGTTGTCATTTCAGATAGTGTGTTGAAAACAATACGACATGTGTGGAATCATAGCTATGAAGTTAAATGCTAAATGTTAAAAAGCATAAAACTGAGtacatagacaaacacacagctgaacGTACCGAGTGAAGTTCTCAATGCAGACCCCGTATCTAGTGTCTGTGTAAGAACGGCCGACTTTCACTCTGAACTCCGGGTCAAACAGCAACACGAAGTTGATGTAGCCGTGGTCCCGGTTCATGTACATCAGGAAGGAGTCTTTCACCACCAGCCAGCGGCGCGACCAGCGGAAGCAGAACTGATGGTGGCCGATGCAGTTCAGGCCTTGGATGCGGTGACCCCCTGACCTCTTGAAGATGGGCCCCTCCCTGAGACAAGTTGAAGATGTTGCAAAATGAACCTCTTTCATGAAGTCAGTTATTTACTTGgtatttaaacacacaaatctcAACAAATTTGCTTACAAGCCTTTAGGTCCAAGATCAGTGACGAAAGACAGAGCACCGACAGAGAGGAACTCcagctgaaagaaaaataagagaCAATGTAAAAATGCTGCAGGacatccactgtgtgtgttgggtaTCTTTGGGTTTCATAGCTTTTACCATGCTGTGATCATTCCGACAGAATGCGTTCTCCAGCAAACCATTCAGATACTCCTCAAGATATTTCTGAAATAGACAAGGAGGTAAGAAAATTAACAAATCTTAATAAAGCAACTTGACAAACTGCAGTCAGTCAGAAGCCGCTTTGAGACAGGCTCTTAGGACATTTTGTGGCCAGCCCCCAAGTAAAATGTCTGAAATTTTTTTGTGAGATCATGTGAGAGAATAGGACACACGACGGATGCAAAACTAGAAAAACTAATAGAATCTGCCATACACAAAAAAGACGCCAACAAAGGTGTCAAATTTGAAAGACATagagattcaagagcttctggtgataagggccgacgACAGTGTCAATGTggtacaaataaaacacaagattTCTGCAGGGGATTTTAAACGTTtttgcctcctgcatgctcagGTGCCACCAGTCGCCTGAATGCTCCAGACATTCAACCGGACACACACGTCACActcagacaatctcctgctgctttctacATTAGTGAAAGacaactctggaaaatgtccagacccaatttttttgtatttctgtctgAAAATGGCCAGAGATTTACTTTTGTGAATGTGGGTGTGTGGTATCGCTAGAAAATGTATgaatcatataaaaaaaaaattgaaataatattttgtattatcacaaaaatgaaaacacttaaaTGTGCTTTTCTCCAAAAAGTGGCACCCCAAAAACGTATGCAAAAGTGTGCTTGTGATTGTAATAGAATATGTGAGTACTATGATGTAAGTTGATCATATTATATGAAATCATCAATCTTCCTCTTATAGTACAGTTCAAAATCTTTTCTATGATTTTTAGACACTTTGTCTGAGTATTATCGATTCAAAGTCGACACTGTAGATGTATCTAACGGGTTGGTTTAATACCATTTTGCTGGAGGTCCTCCTGGTTCGTTCAGTCCCGTGCAGGCTGGGCATTTCCTCTGACATGGCTCTCAGCTGCTGCCGCTCCTTCGCAAATCTGTCACAAACATTTGAATATTCAAAACAATCAGAGCCTGAGAGATAAGTCAATAAAAGCTCACGTTCAACCTATCACTCAGATTTTAAACAGCACCTCACTCAGAGCGAGAGGTGGATTTGCCTGATTATGATAAACAGATGTGGGCACCAACCTTCCCAGAGGCAGCAAGCTAATCAACATCTTGTGTTTATAAAGGTCTCGATGCAGCTCCTGGAAGTGCTTGTACTTCCTCTTCACTGTCCAGTGGAAATGGCCGTGTGTCAGCCGCACAGTGTACAGGGTGCCTACGCGGACCTGGAGGGGCAATTtggaaaatgatgaaaatcaaatactgaagaaaacaaatacgATAAATGACTTCTCCTGTTCTGTTCTCAACCGCATTTGTAAGTTAGCAGGATCATGCAAAAAGCTCCTGAACAAATTTTCTTAACATTTGGGGAGGTGTCGGAAATGGCCTAAGGAAGAACCCTTTCAATTCAGGAGAGGATCAGGATCCAGAGCAGCACACAGCTATACAATGCAGCAACACTAATGagaactgtaaaaacactttttgggtTCATTATGAAGCTGTGGCCGGACAAATTATAAAGAGTCACAAATGACTGTTTGAGTAAACGTTTTCTCTTGGAATTTCATCACGCTTGGGCATCCTTCTTATAAGTACGCATCACTTCCTGAGAATAAAACGTTGAGTTTCCAGGGGGCCATATATCTAAGCTGTTATAAATGATTATACTGTTTTAGTTTGTGCAAACTGCAACATATGGGTCAGTTCTGGTTAATGCaccattacactcacacaccttgTGCTTTTTATGCCCATTTAGAACATTGAATTGTGTCAAAGCTGTAAAATGGGCTCCCAGGAAGTCAGCTGTTTGTGGTATGAGTCTCTGAAGGCTCCAGGAAAACTCCACGGTAAATTTAGCCAACCACTTCCTCTCACACTCTCAACACTTCACTCACCTGTTCAACTCTCACGTTGCATCCACACTCCACATAAAAGCAGTCAAAAGCAACCGGCCACATAATCTCCAGCCTACCTCTCATTCTGAACAACAGCAGGCTAATACAGCAGCTCCAAGCCCTGAACGCCCCCACAGGAGTTCAACTACCTCACGACACACAGGGACAGCTGACTGTTCAGACTGGGAACAAGCTGCTCAACAGTTTAGCAGCAGAGTTTCATCTGCAGCTTTACTGTCATAGATTGTATATTACACCATGTCATTGACGTAAAAAAATTATTACGTCTGGGACGTTAAAAGGGGATCATGGGTTGATCGTCTGTTGGTCTTTAGGAAGTAGAAACAGTTTCGAGATGTTTCTATAGTAAAAAggatacatgtgtgtttagATTTTTAAGTTCATCTAAACCTTAAAATACTTCTATTCTTTTAACAACcaccaaaaggaaaaaaaaggaccTTTGAGCGAGTAGTGTATTTCTCTGTGTTGTCCACTCTGCACGTAACAGGAATACCGGGCATTAAGTATGGCACACCCGCCTCCTTTATATCCGGAAGACGATGTACCACCAGGAAAGGACGGCCATCTGTGGAAGATAACAACATTTTAATCAGACTCTTTGGACACCGGACATTCTCAATAGGCAGCTCATTTAATGTGTTCCGTACCATTGC includes:
- the pld2 gene encoding phospholipase D2 yields the protein MASPEEVIEPEAQSSMAQNLGRRRFSKDGHNLSPDELDGLMSSNDGRPFLVVHRLPDIKEAGVPYLMPGIPVTCRVDNTEKYTTRSKVRVGTLYTVRLTHGHFHWTVKRKYKHFQELHRDLYKHKMLISLLPLGRFAKERQQLRAMSEEMPSLHGTERTRRTSSKMKYLEEYLNGLLENAFCRNDHSMLEFLSVGALSFVTDLGPKGLEGPIFKRSGGHRIQGLNCIGHHQFCFRWSRRWLVVKDSFLMYMNRDHGYINFVLLFDPEFRVKVGRSYTDTRYGVCIENFTRSLVIKCSSYRQAHWWSHEINRLAESSDYLKVQRFDGFAPPRENTLTKWYVNGSSFFDNLADALEQAKEEIFITDWWLSPEVFLKRPATENYWRLDEILKRKAEQGVKVCVLLYKEVEMALGINSEHSKRTLMNMHPNIKVMRHPDHVSSVVFLWAHHEKMVSIDQTVAFIGGLDLAFGRWDDSQYRLTDLGLTEESISVNQEEPNGNTGENGEVDSPKPSAPDKQAVQVPDSLTGNTKLWLGKDYSNFIKKDWVQLDKPFEDNVDRTQIPRMPWRDLSAAIHGKAARDVTRHFIQRWNFTKIFKNKYKDNFYPYLLPKSQSTADSFSFTVPGSKKAKVQVLRSVDRWSAGTCECSILNAYIHTIENSEHFIYIENQFFISCADGKTIHNGIGDAIVKRILRAHREQKKYRVFVVIPLFPGFEGDVSTGGGVAIQAILHFTYRTLCRGEQSILSKLREVEDKWTEYITVCGLRTHSQLCQTLVTELIYVHSKMLIADDRCYIIGSANINDRSMLGSRDSELAVFVEDEERVPSIMGGEEYQAGPLALALRKECFSVLVGASSDPSININDPISDEFFFMEWNASAELNANIYDKVFKCQPQNAVHSMRELKEYSSKAPLCDTDPEQAAEELKAVRGLLVHFPLKYLCEENLLPPLATKEGMAPVGLWT